From a single Stackebrandtia endophytica genomic region:
- a CDS encoding HAD family hydrolase: MDAPKLVVLDLDGTVVAHSTRPTTPSQAVVDALAAVRAAGVPVAIATGRAIWGALRTATDLGLTSGLVSASHGAVTYDLDSSRLVDSHLIDPSMAVTAFRDADASTAFAVEMSAGWRHTENFVRDFHGSWVDVVDLATLSATHTARLAARLPKGAQYGAAVRCPHATRLATAAGLDPSMYSVEVGYNGWIDVGPPGITKATGVAAIADHYGVTAAETIVFGDAANDLPMFEWAGHAVAMGQAVPEIQSAADEVAPTVDDDGVAEVLRRWFA, from the coding sequence ATGGATGCCCCGAAACTCGTAGTACTCGATCTCGACGGGACCGTCGTCGCCCACTCCACCCGCCCCACGACCCCGTCCCAGGCCGTCGTCGACGCACTCGCGGCGGTGCGGGCCGCCGGGGTTCCGGTCGCCATCGCGACCGGCCGCGCCATCTGGGGTGCGTTGCGCACCGCCACCGATCTGGGCTTGACCTCCGGTCTGGTGTCGGCTTCGCACGGCGCCGTCACCTACGACCTGGATTCCTCGCGACTGGTCGACTCGCATCTGATCGATCCGTCGATGGCGGTCACCGCGTTTCGCGACGCCGACGCCTCGACCGCGTTCGCGGTGGAGATGTCGGCGGGGTGGCGTCACACCGAGAACTTCGTGCGCGACTTCCACGGGTCCTGGGTGGACGTCGTGGATCTGGCGACACTGTCGGCGACTCACACCGCTCGGTTGGCGGCCCGGCTACCTAAGGGCGCCCAGTACGGTGCCGCCGTTCGCTGCCCCCATGCCACTCGATTGGCAACCGCCGCCGGACTCGATCCCAGTATGTACAGTGTGGAAGTGGGCTACAACGGCTGGATCGATGTCGGCCCGCCGGGGATCACCAAGGCCACCGGAGTAGCGGCCATCGCCGACCATTACGGGGTCACCGCCGCCGAGACCATCGTCTTCGGTGACGCTGCCAACGACCTGCCGATGTTCGAGTGGGCCGGGCACGCGGTCGCGATGGGACAGGCAGTTCCGGAGATCCAATCGGCAGCCGACGAGGTCGCGCCCACTGTGGATGACGACGGTGTGGCCGAAGTTCTGCGGAGGTGGTTCGCGTGA
- a CDS encoding class I adenylate-forming enzyme family protein, with translation MNVIELFTRSATRFGDRIALEGPQGRVGYAELADRVFRLAAGLRERGLRPGDRVLDLQPNQNSYLETDLACMVAGLVRVALNHRLHPADYRRIADDCEPRGFIADASLVDKAADVMDRCDVRVVVGDDYDRLIGDSEPLRAPDIRPLVSLNYTSGTTGAPKGVRRHHQHRLTSMVNMSLDVLGGWPNPDDVYLHAGPITHTSGLFVLPFLAAGAKQLILPSFDSGAVFDAVANRGVTHTALVPTMIARLLAHPEAPFLDTVKMLAYAGAPMPADQIAAARHRLTRNLTQYYGLVEAIPPVTILDPTDHADASLLASAGRPGRLIELAVVDDDGRPVPTGESGEVVTRGPHVMPGYWRGESDAKALRDGWLYTGDLGRLDENGRLWLGDRKSDMILTGAYNVYPREIEIVMSGVDGVTGVAVYGVPDPEWGQRITAAYTGTATEDQLRDHCRAHLAGFKVPKRFRRLDRFPTAATGKIDKKALIADG, from the coding sequence GTGAACGTGATTGAGCTGTTCACCCGCAGCGCCACCCGGTTCGGTGACCGGATCGCGCTCGAAGGCCCGCAGGGCCGGGTCGGTTACGCCGAACTCGCCGACCGGGTGTTCCGGCTGGCGGCCGGGCTGCGAGAGCGCGGGCTGCGGCCCGGCGACCGGGTCCTGGATCTGCAACCCAATCAGAACAGTTACCTGGAAACGGACCTGGCGTGCATGGTGGCCGGGTTGGTGAGGGTGGCGCTGAACCATCGCCTGCACCCGGCGGATTACCGGCGCATCGCCGACGACTGCGAACCCCGCGGTTTCATCGCCGACGCCTCACTGGTCGACAAAGCCGCCGACGTGATGGACCGCTGTGACGTCCGGGTGGTCGTCGGCGACGACTACGACCGGCTCATCGGCGACTCCGAACCGCTGCGTGCCCCGGACATCCGGCCGCTGGTGTCCCTGAACTACACCTCCGGGACCACCGGTGCGCCCAAGGGGGTCAGGCGTCATCACCAACACCGGTTGACCTCGATGGTCAACATGTCGCTGGACGTGTTGGGAGGCTGGCCGAATCCTGATGACGTCTATCTGCACGCTGGCCCCATAACCCATACCTCCGGCCTGTTCGTGCTGCCGTTCCTCGCCGCGGGCGCCAAACAGTTGATCCTGCCGTCGTTCGACTCGGGTGCGGTCTTCGACGCCGTCGCGAACCGGGGAGTCACCCATACCGCGCTCGTGCCCACGATGATCGCCCGGTTGTTGGCTCACCCGGAGGCGCCCTTCCTGGACACCGTGAAGATGCTGGCCTACGCGGGGGCTCCCATGCCGGCCGACCAGATCGCGGCGGCCCGCCATCGGTTGACCCGCAACCTGACGCAGTATTACGGACTGGTCGAGGCGATTCCACCGGTCACGATCCTCGATCCCACCGACCACGCCGACGCCTCACTGTTGGCCTCGGCGGGACGGCCGGGTCGGCTCATCGAACTGGCCGTCGTGGACGACGACGGGCGGCCGGTACCGACCGGGGAATCGGGTGAGGTGGTCACGCGGGGCCCGCATGTCATGCCCGGCTACTGGCGTGGCGAGTCGGATGCCAAGGCGCTGCGAGACGGTTGGCTCTACACCGGTGACCTGGGGCGGCTCGACGAGAACGGGCGACTGTGGTTGGGGGACCGTAAATCCGACATGATCCTCACCGGCGCCTACAACGTGTACCCCCGGGAGATCGAGATCGTCATGTCGGGCGTGGACGGGGTGACCGGCGTGGCCGTCTACGGGGTGCCCGATCCCGAGTGGGGGCAACGCATCACGGCCGCCTACACCGGAACCGCCACCGAGGACCAGTTGCGAGACCACTGTCGAGCCCACCTCGCCGGTTTCAAGGTCCCCAAACGATTCCGGCGGCTCGACCGGTTCCCGACCGCCGCAACCGGAAAGATCGACAAGAAGGCACTGATAGCCGATGGATGA
- a CDS encoding VOC family protein yields the protein MQTPRLTATSITIGTSQPLRLADFYSRLLGLPVTAEEPAGSTGHPDAGWAQIRSSGGPTLNFEYERHHVRPVWPTRPGEQNPTQHLDIHAPDLDAAVEWAVSLGAVLAEYQPQDEVRVLFDPDGHPFCLFT from the coding sequence ATGCAGACGCCCCGGCTGACCGCCACCTCGATAACCATCGGCACCTCGCAACCGTTGCGGTTGGCCGACTTCTACTCACGGCTGTTGGGTCTTCCCGTCACCGCCGAGGAGCCCGCCGGTTCGACCGGGCATCCCGACGCCGGTTGGGCGCAGATCCGGTCCTCCGGTGGTCCGACCCTCAACTTCGAGTACGAGCGCCACCATGTCCGGCCGGTCTGGCCCACTCGGCCCGGTGAGCAGAATCCGACTCAACACCTCGACATACATGCACCGGACCTCGACGCCGCCGTCGAGTGGGCGGTGAGTCTGGGGGCCGTCCTCGCCGAGTATCAGCCGCAGGACGAGGTGCGTGTTCTGTTCGACCCCGACGGCCACCCGTTCTGTCTGTTCACCTGA
- a CDS encoding HAD-IIB family hydrolase: MVRVTLPKLIATDLDGTLVRSDNTVSARSHRVLARLADAGVTLVAITGRGPRLLELCRRDVPSAHYLVMAQGGYIYDCATPQSTLLHETLMPGHHAAEVVGLIERRVAHDLTVIAETDPSHDAPLIGHVIADWPWPVPILAGGLDEIFGGSVIKTFLRSPTVSALELLDVGRSVVPGELATLTEAGIGFVEVCPPGTDKGSGLRRVADRLGIHRDDIIVFGDALNDLPMFEWAGHAVAVTAAHPDVKAAADEVTGTNDEDGVAAYLERLFG; the protein is encoded by the coding sequence GTGGTTCGCGTGACCCTGCCCAAGCTGATCGCGACCGATTTGGACGGTACGCTGGTCCGCTCCGACAACACCGTATCCGCCCGTTCGCACCGGGTGCTGGCGCGGCTGGCCGACGCCGGGGTCACCCTGGTGGCGATCACCGGTCGGGGACCGCGTCTGCTGGAACTGTGTCGCCGCGATGTTCCGTCGGCGCACTACCTGGTGATGGCGCAGGGCGGCTACATCTACGACTGCGCGACACCACAGTCGACCTTGCTTCACGAGACGTTGATGCCCGGTCACCACGCCGCGGAGGTCGTCGGTCTCATCGAACGTCGTGTCGCCCACGACTTGACCGTCATCGCCGAGACCGACCCGTCGCATGACGCACCGCTCATCGGGCACGTCATCGCCGACTGGCCGTGGCCGGTGCCGATCCTGGCGGGGGGACTGGACGAGATCTTCGGCGGATCGGTCATCAAGACGTTCCTGCGCAGTCCCACGGTGTCGGCGTTGGAGCTGCTCGACGTGGGTCGATCGGTCGTTCCGGGGGAACTGGCCACGTTGACCGAGGCCGGTATCGGGTTCGTGGAGGTCTGTCCGCCGGGTACCGACAAGGGCAGCGGCCTGCGACGCGTCGCCGATCGGTTGGGTATCCACCGTGACGACATCATCGTGTTCGGTGATGCGTTGAACGACCTGCCGATGTTCGAGTGGGCGGGGCACGCGGTCGCGGTGACCGCCGCGCACCCCGACGTGAAGGCCGCCGCCGACGAGGTGACCGGCACCAACGACGAGGACGGCGTGGCCGCCTATCTGGAGCGTCTGTTCGGTTGA
- the serS gene encoding serine--tRNA ligase, which produces MIDLRLLREDPDLIRRSQRVRGESEAVVDELAAADTAHRSALQRYEALRAEQKQLGKQVSKASGDEKQQLLARTKELSMEVKAAETAATTKAEALRTAQAAVPNIVEEGVPTGGEDDFVVLREVGERTDPQPCRDHLELGTALGAIDMERGAKTSGSRFYYLTGVGALLQFGMLQLAIQQALETGFTPMVPPVLVRPEAMEGTGFLGEHAEEVYYLERDDMYLVGTSEVPLASYHSNEILDLEQPRRYAAWSSCFRREAGSYGKDTQGIIRVHQFDKVEMFSYCRPEEAAAEHLRLLDFEEAMLSKMDIPYRVIDVAGGDLGTSAARKYDCEAWVPSQQRYRELTSTSNCTTFQARRLSVRYRDENGKPQTAATLNGTLATTRWLVAILENHQQPDGSVLVPKALQPFVGREVLEPTA; this is translated from the coding sequence GTGATTGACCTGCGTCTACTGCGAGAAGACCCTGACCTGATTCGCCGCAGCCAACGAGTCCGCGGCGAATCCGAAGCGGTGGTCGACGAACTCGCCGCCGCCGACACCGCGCACCGTTCCGCGCTGCAACGATATGAGGCGTTGCGGGCCGAGCAGAAGCAGCTGGGCAAGCAGGTGTCCAAGGCGTCCGGAGACGAGAAGCAGCAGCTGCTGGCGCGCACCAAAGAACTCTCGATGGAGGTCAAGGCCGCCGAGACGGCCGCCACGACCAAGGCCGAGGCGCTGCGCACCGCGCAGGCGGCGGTCCCCAACATCGTGGAGGAGGGCGTGCCCACCGGCGGTGAGGACGATTTCGTCGTCCTGCGCGAGGTCGGTGAGCGCACCGATCCGCAGCCGTGCCGCGACCACCTCGAACTGGGTACCGCGCTGGGCGCCATCGACATGGAGCGTGGCGCGAAGACCTCGGGTTCGCGGTTCTACTACCTGACCGGTGTCGGCGCGCTGCTGCAGTTCGGCATGTTGCAGTTGGCGATCCAGCAGGCACTCGAAACCGGCTTCACCCCGATGGTCCCGCCGGTTCTGGTTCGTCCGGAGGCCATGGAGGGCACCGGGTTCCTGGGCGAACACGCCGAGGAGGTGTACTACCTGGAACGCGACGACATGTATCTGGTGGGCACCTCGGAGGTTCCGCTGGCGTCGTACCACTCGAACGAGATCCTCGACCTGGAGCAACCGCGCCGATATGCGGCCTGGTCGTCGTGCTTCCGCAGGGAGGCCGGCTCCTACGGCAAGGACACCCAGGGCATCATCCGGGTGCACCAGTTCGACAAGGTCGAGATGTTCTCGTACTGCCGTCCGGAGGAGGCCGCCGCCGAGCATCTGCGGCTGCTGGACTTCGAGGAGGCCATGCTGTCGAAAATGGACATTCCCTATCGGGTGATCGATGTGGCCGGTGGCGACCTCGGAACCTCGGCGGCCCGCAAGTACGACTGTGAGGCCTGGGTTCCCAGCCAACAGCGCTACCGGGAGCTGACCTCCACATCGAACTGCACGACGTTCCAGGCTCGCCGCCTGAGCGTCCGGTACCGCGACGAGAACGGCAAACCGCAGACCGCCGCGACCCTCAACGGCACGCTGGCCACCACGCGCTGGCTGGTGGCGATCCTGGAGAACCACCAACAGCCCGACGGATCGGTGCTGGTGCCCAAGGCGCTGCAACCGTTCGTCGGTCGTGAGGTTCTCGAACCGACGGCCTAG
- a CDS encoding CoA-binding protein, with the protein MSAGGTPVGGAASSRPESVLPYGISTLLNARSLAVIGASDRPGSIGGTVLDHLAASGFAGTVHPVHPRAETVRGITAHPRVTEVPDTVDLAMLVIPADAVESAVTDCTAAGVAAVIVTSSGFADAGNPAVQDRIAEQCADAGMRLLGPNCIGAANIHTGLIASFSPMFTGYDLSRAGGVGVVSHSGGVGFGITSLAAERGLRPGWVVTTGNEADITAGEMMWAMASMPDCTGVMAYLESVPDESWLARLADTGTPVAAILTGRSPEGAAAAVTRAAAPSPDDQRLLEHYGVAVAPDVPRLLDYAAGFESPTLPGDRIAVVTTSGGAGILAADAVHRSGLRLARLSATSRRRLERLLPEFATVANPLDVTAGVIASPELLVESLRILAEDDQCDGILVSLCVLGAEQADAAAEVIIAAAGDKPVVVSRTGADTLSPTLRPRLSDAGIGVFGTPDAAIATLDAWRSERIRERD; encoded by the coding sequence ATGTCGGCCGGCGGAACCCCGGTGGGCGGAGCCGCATCGTCCCGCCCGGAATCGGTGCTGCCCTATGGGATCTCGACGCTGTTGAACGCTCGAAGCCTCGCGGTGATCGGCGCCTCCGATCGACCCGGATCCATCGGTGGCACCGTTCTGGACCACCTGGCCGCGTCCGGTTTCGCGGGCACCGTCCACCCGGTACACCCGCGTGCCGAGACCGTCCGCGGCATCACGGCTCATCCCCGGGTCACCGAGGTGCCCGACACGGTTGACTTGGCGATGCTGGTCATTCCGGCGGACGCGGTGGAGTCGGCCGTGACCGACTGCACCGCCGCCGGCGTCGCCGCCGTGATCGTCACGTCTTCCGGTTTCGCCGATGCGGGGAACCCGGCCGTTCAGGACCGTATCGCCGAGCAGTGCGCCGATGCCGGCATGCGACTGCTGGGGCCCAACTGCATCGGCGCCGCCAATATCCACACCGGACTCATCGCCAGTTTCTCGCCGATGTTCACCGGCTACGACCTGTCCCGGGCCGGCGGGGTCGGCGTCGTCAGCCATTCCGGTGGGGTGGGTTTCGGCATCACCAGTCTGGCCGCCGAACGGGGGCTGCGACCCGGCTGGGTGGTCACCACCGGAAACGAAGCCGACATCACCGCGGGCGAGATGATGTGGGCGATGGCGTCCATGCCGGACTGCACCGGGGTGATGGCCTATCTGGAATCGGTTCCCGACGAGTCCTGGCTGGCGAGGCTGGCCGATACCGGCACACCGGTCGCCGCCATCCTGACCGGCCGGTCACCGGAGGGCGCCGCCGCGGCGGTGACCCGAGCCGCTGCGCCGTCGCCGGACGATCAACGCCTGCTGGAGCACTACGGTGTGGCAGTCGCCCCCGATGTGCCACGACTGCTCGACTACGCCGCCGGGTTCGAGTCCCCGACACTGCCGGGCGACCGCATCGCGGTCGTGACGACCTCGGGTGGCGCCGGAATCCTCGCCGCCGACGCGGTACACCGGTCCGGCCTGCGGCTGGCGCGCCTGTCGGCGACCAGCCGACGACGCCTGGAACGACTGCTGCCGGAGTTCGCCACGGTGGCCAATCCGTTGGACGTGACCGCCGGTGTCATCGCCTCACCCGAGTTGCTGGTGGAGAGCCTTCGCATCCTCGCCGAGGACGACCAGTGCGACGGGATTCTGGTGTCGCTGTGCGTTCTGGGCGCCGAACAGGCCGACGCAGCCGCCGAGGTCATCATCGCCGCCGCCGGTGACAAACCCGTCGTCGTGTCCCGTACCGGAGCGGACACGTTGTCTCCGACGTTGCGTCCCCGGTTGAGCGACGCGGGCATCGGCGTCTTCGGGACACCCGACGCGGCCATAGCCACCCTGGACGCCTGGCGATCGGAGCGTATCCGTGAACGTGATTGA
- a CDS encoding DHA2 family efflux MFS transporter permease subunit has product MEQSVKPWPALWSLVIGFFMILVDATIVSVAMPAIMSSLNANITEAVWVTSAYLLAYAVPLLITGRLGDRFGPKTMYLIGLVVFTLSSIWCGMSTTIELLIFARVFQGLGASMMTPQTMAVITRTFPPDRRGTAMGLWGAVAGIASLTGPILGGLLVGVLGWQWIFFINVPIGVIAFIMAYRLVPRLSTNKRQLDMVGVVLSALGMFLLIFGIQEGESFDWGIIVGPVTVWSLVIAGVVILIGFVLWQRFNPREPLIPLGLFRDLNFSLSNIAIATMSFAVTSMALPLMLYAQAARGLEPFEAALLLIPMGVVAGGLAPVVGKLVDRTNPKYLAATGFGAMSLGLGLLGLIIEPDTPIWLLLIPTLFLGVGNACVWAPLASSATRNLPPHRAGAGSGVYNTTRQVGAVVGSAGIAAMMTARLAVYAPGVDADPEGVPEAARVGFAQAMAESLFLPAVVLLIGFGVVWFFAAPQREDAVADWESSGRRDRSVA; this is encoded by the coding sequence GTGGAGCAGTCAGTCAAACCGTGGCCCGCGTTGTGGTCGCTGGTCATCGGGTTCTTCATGATCCTGGTCGACGCGACCATCGTGTCCGTCGCGATGCCGGCGATCATGTCGAGCCTCAACGCGAACATCACCGAGGCGGTATGGGTCACCAGCGCCTACCTGCTCGCCTACGCGGTTCCGCTGTTGATCACCGGCCGACTCGGCGACCGGTTCGGGCCCAAGACCATGTACCTGATCGGCCTGGTCGTCTTCACGCTCTCCTCCATCTGGTGCGGGATGTCGACCACGATCGAACTGCTCATCTTCGCCCGCGTCTTCCAGGGACTGGGCGCCTCGATGATGACGCCGCAGACCATGGCGGTCATCACCCGGACCTTCCCGCCCGACCGGCGAGGCACCGCGATGGGACTGTGGGGCGCCGTGGCCGGGATAGCGAGCCTCACCGGTCCGATCCTCGGCGGCCTGCTGGTGGGGGTACTGGGCTGGCAGTGGATTTTCTTCATCAACGTCCCGATCGGCGTGATCGCCTTCATCATGGCGTACCGCCTGGTGCCCAGACTGTCCACCAACAAGCGCCAACTGGACATGGTGGGCGTGGTGCTCAGCGCGCTGGGAATGTTCCTTCTGATCTTCGGAATCCAGGAGGGCGAGTCCTTCGACTGGGGCATCATCGTCGGACCCGTCACGGTCTGGTCGCTGGTGATCGCCGGAGTCGTCATCCTGATCGGGTTCGTCTTGTGGCAACGGTTTAACCCGCGTGAACCGCTGATCCCGCTCGGCCTGTTCCGGGACCTCAACTTCAGCCTCTCCAACATCGCGATCGCCACGATGTCGTTCGCGGTGACCTCGATGGCACTGCCACTGATGCTGTACGCGCAGGCCGCGCGAGGACTGGAACCGTTCGAGGCGGCGCTGCTGCTGATCCCGATGGGAGTCGTCGCCGGTGGTCTGGCACCGGTGGTCGGCAAACTGGTCGACCGGACCAATCCCAAATATCTCGCCGCCACCGGATTCGGGGCGATGAGTCTCGGGCTCGGCCTACTGGGATTGATCATCGAACCCGACACCCCGATCTGGCTGCTGCTGATCCCGACCCTGTTCCTAGGCGTGGGCAACGCGTGCGTGTGGGCACCGTTGGCCTCCAGCGCCACCCGGAACCTGCCACCACATCGCGCCGGGGCAGGATCCGGCGTCTACAACACCACCCGACAGGTCGGCGCGGTCGTGGGCAGCGCCGGCATCGCCGCGATGATGACGGCTCGACTGGCCGTCTACGCGCCCGGAGTCGACGCCGACCCCGAGGGGGTACCGGAAGCGGCGCGCGTCGGGTTCGCTCAGGCGATGGCCGAGTCGCTGTTCCTGCCCGCAGTGGTGCTGCTGATCGGTTTCGGTGTCGTCTGGTTCTTCGCGGCGCCCCAGCGCGAGGACGCGGTCGCCGACTGGGAGTCATCGGGAAGGCGTGACCGGAGCGTGGCATGA
- a CDS encoding metallopeptidase family protein, whose translation MEMTPERFEELVADALDRIPSPLMSMMDNVVILVEDEPEGEEKNLLGLYEGHALTDRGWEYGGVLPDKITIFRLPTLSICDTEAEVVAEVAVTVVHEIAHHFGIDDARLHALGWG comes from the coding sequence GTGGAGATGACCCCGGAACGTTTCGAAGAACTCGTCGCCGACGCGCTCGACCGCATCCCCTCCCCTTTGATGTCCATGATGGACAACGTGGTGATCCTGGTGGAGGATGAACCCGAGGGCGAGGAGAAGAACCTGCTCGGCCTGTACGAGGGGCATGCGTTGACCGACCGGGGATGGGAGTACGGCGGAGTCCTTCCGGACAAGATCACCATCTTCCGCCTGCCCACCCTGAGCATCTGCGACACCGAGGCGGAGGTCGTCGCCGAGGTCGCGGTCACCGTGGTTCACGAGATCGCCCACCACTTCGGCATCGATGACGCTCGATTGCACGCCCTGGGCTGGGGATGA
- a CDS encoding tetratricopeptide repeat protein, producing MRIFDLITYDSELRMIPTDVAAMEAEVKRHSRGDSYQQLRAAGVGSVALGRYDAARDLLNRARELADTQTRVIAVDINLADAHRYDGDLVEAERLCRRALAAARSDSPDLIDFASQHLGKCLTDQGRFDEAREALNEALRLRLAKGEQSLIDSTRSAIDRLEQLDR from the coding sequence ATGCGGATCTTCGACCTCATCACCTATGACAGCGAGCTTCGCATGATCCCCACCGACGTCGCGGCCATGGAGGCCGAGGTGAAGCGGCACAGCCGGGGCGACAGCTATCAACAGTTGCGGGCCGCCGGGGTCGGCAGTGTCGCGTTGGGACGTTATGACGCCGCCCGCGACCTGCTGAACCGCGCCCGCGAACTCGCCGACACCCAGACCCGCGTCATCGCCGTCGATATCAACCTGGCCGATGCCCATCGGTACGACGGTGACCTGGTTGAAGCCGAACGACTGTGCCGACGCGCGTTGGCGGCGGCTCGCTCCGACAGCCCCGACCTGATCGACTTCGCCTCGCAACACCTGGGCAAGTGCCTCACCGACCAGGGCCGGTTCGACGAGGCCCGAGAGGCGCTGAACGAGGCGTTGCGACTACGACTGGCCAAGGGCGAACAGTCCCTCATCGACAGCACCCGCAGCGCCATCGACCGGTTGGAGCAACTCGACCGTTGA
- a CDS encoding VOC family protein produces the protein MIGRLFSIVIDCPDPSRLADFYENLLSLPRVYDSHEYVVLKGPSGGDIVTFQRVEDYRAPQWPDPERPAHLHVDVLVEDLDAAEAKVLELGATLLEGSDKPIGYRVYADPVGHPFCLITPESVTLPD, from the coding sequence ATGATCGGACGCCTGTTCTCCATCGTCATCGACTGTCCCGACCCGTCACGGTTGGCGGATTTCTACGAGAACCTGCTGTCCCTGCCGCGGGTGTACGACTCCCACGAGTACGTCGTCCTCAAGGGTCCGTCGGGCGGCGACATCGTGACCTTCCAACGGGTCGAGGATTATCGCGCGCCCCAATGGCCGGACCCGGAACGTCCGGCGCACCTACACGTCGACGTGCTGGTCGAGGACCTGGACGCCGCCGAGGCGAAGGTCCTGGAACTGGGAGCCACACTGCTTGAGGGCTCGGACAAGCCGATCGGCTACCGCGTCTACGCCGACCCGGTGGGGCACCCGTTCTGCCTGATCACCCCTGAAAGCGTCACGCTCCCCGACTGA